Proteins from one Telopea speciosissima isolate NSW1024214 ecotype Mountain lineage chromosome 1, Tspe_v1, whole genome shotgun sequence genomic window:
- the LOC122641417 gene encoding protein LPA2-like, translating to MELPIHSSCFVKRHTPSLLRPRLQFPTQISLTVRVESSAQDESTNEGIEESSFLAPPKKSTEAGLGFGSSSPSNGKLREKEGTVSNKRKGKRNSERASSIIRLSPVEKPAFLSQQQGESQSEEQNRNESAFLLTWLGLGSLFLVEGILLAASGTIVNLFSLFPLRVFIYIIFCDLLSLISVLGIIVVVKHKI from the coding sequence ATGGAGCTACCTATCCACTCTTCTTGTTTCGTGAAAAGACACACACCATCTCTTCTCCGTCCGCGTCTGCAATTCCCCACCCAAATCAGTCTTACAGTGAGGGTTGAATCATCAGCACAAGATGAGAGTACAaatgaaggaattgaagagagTTCCTTTTTGGCTCCTCCCAAGAAATCAACTGAAGCAGGACTTggcttcggctcttcttctccttctaatggTAAACTCAGAGAAAAAGAGGGTACTGTAAGTAATAAAAGGAAGGGTAAGAGAAATAGTGAGAGGGCTTCTTCTATAATTCGTCTATCCCCAGTAGAGAAACCCGCTTTTCTCTCCCAGCAGCAGGGAGAATCTCAGTCCGAGGAGCAGAACAGGAACGAGAGCGCTTTTCTACTCACTTGGTTGGGTCTCGGTTCCCTTTTCCTCGTCGAGGGTATTCTTCTTGCAGCATCTGGTACGAttgttaatttattttccttatttccACTTAGGGTTTTTATTTATATCATATTTTGCGATTTACTATCTCTAATCTCTGTTTTGGggattattgttgttgttaaaCACAAGATATAA